In Takifugu flavidus isolate HTHZ2018 chromosome 1, ASM371156v2, whole genome shotgun sequence, the DNA window ACCACATTGCTTTAATATGTCGATGAAGTGCgatgaaattaaattaaaaacgtTTGCTTCACATTTAGGCGGAAACATTATGAGGACGTTTTCATTCCATTGATTGACAGTGAAATCTTAAGAATAAGGAAACTGATTCGGTTAAAAGGTTAGGAATTATTTTTGGTGTATCCTTTCTACTCGGTGTATCTCTGAAATCATTTGAGTAGTTCTACTGTTTTTCAAAATGCAAAACCTGTGTTTGGTTAGCTGTAACTTTGCCGCCACCTTACTGCCAGATGTGCGCTTGCAGAGGTGGAAAGTATGCTAATGGTGATTAGACCCGGGTTAATAGCAGGTTCCGCTTTTGGTGACTTTCAAGAAAACAGTCAGGAGCCACGGTTCTTACTGGTCCCTTTTAATAGCATTTAGCATTACCTTTCTACTGATGTCGAAAAATAGCAACTATTTTGAAGCTCTAAACTTGGAGAGGCATCTCCAGAGTTAACTCCTGTTGGTGTCTTCATAGGTGGACTTTACGTGTATCTAAATGGCTACCTCTCTACTCCCGGAAGGACCACCGATTCTTTATATATGTCATGTTTATACTTTCGCCTACACGTGATGCATGAAGATGGCTGCAGTGTGGTAGACAATGCATGTCTGCAACATTCTGTCAGAGTTTATACTATGTGTCACCTGCACCAGATGAGAAAGATTCGAGTCATTGGAACATCTGAATGGTCAGAAGATGTTAAATGCAGATCAGTATATCCCTCTAACAATAGCAATTATGGTTACACATTCCATTGTAGTCATTACTCTTCCCTATGTGTACTAATGCCAATGGTGTGTTTAGACTTAAGCTTTAGGACACGCTATTAAAAGAATCAAggctaaatatgtttttattgtggAGAAATGCAACGGTAAACAGGGATATTTTGTGTAGAGCTGAAAGATTTTGTGAGTATAGTTTAAAATGCCATTTGTGgattaaaaacctttaaaattaTGTATTGTATATGGGATTGAGAAAATTACAAACATTTATAAACCTCTCTGCGATAATTTCACATATTTACTGTCTACAAACTgtgaaaaactgttttttttaatagaattcTGTATTCTCTTATATTAACTTCACAGGGAGGAAACAGGAGGTGTAAGTTGCCTCAGACTGTTGCCACGCTCTTGCTGCCACTACCATGAGCTGGAGTTTCCTGACACGCCTGTTGGAAGAAATTCACAACCATTCTACGTTTGTGGGCAAGATATGGCTGACTGTCCTTATTGTCTTCCGCATCGTGTTGACGGCTGTTGGCGGTGAGTCCATCTACTACGATGAGCAGAGCAAGTTTGTGTGCAACTCGGCCCAGCCGGGCTGCGAGAATGTCTGCTACGATGCCTTCGCTCCACTGTCACACGTCCGCTTTTGGGTGTTCCAAATCATTCTGGTGGCCACCCCATCGCTCATGTATCTGGGATACGCTGTCAACAAAATTGCTCGTGCCGAAGAGCGGGCAGGTGGGAAGGGGGCGCGAGGCTATTCGCAGAGGAAACTCAAGAGGAAGCTGTATCTGGCAGACAGGAGGCAGCACAGAGGCATCGAAGAAGCTGAGGATGACCAGGAGGAAGACCCTATGATCTACGAAACAGCAGACATTGGCAGTGAAAGCAGTGAAGACGCAAAAGGGAGCGTCACTAAGGGAAAAGATAAGGTCAAGGTGCGCCACGACGGACGCCAGCGTATTAAAGAGGATGGCTTGATGCGGATTTATGTCCTTCAGCTCTTGGCCCGCTCCCTGCTGGAGGTGGCTTTCCTGTGTGGGCAGTACACCCTGTATGGATTCGCTGTTCCCCCCACCTATGTCTGCTCTCAGCTGCCATGCCCCCACAGCGTGGACTGCTTTGTGTCTCGGCCCACTGAAAAaaccatcttcctcctcattatGTACACAGTCTCCCTGCTCTGTCTGATG includes these proteins:
- the LOC130525234 gene encoding gap junction gamma-1 protein-like; the encoded protein is MSWSFLTRLLEEIHNHSTFVGKIWLTVLIVFRIVLTAVGGESIYYDEQSKFVCNSAQPGCENVCYDAFAPLSHVRFWVFQIILVATPSLMYLGYAVNKIARAEERAGGKGARGYSQRKLKRKLYLADRRQHRGIEEAEDDQEEDPMIYETADIGSESSEDAKGSVTKGKDKVKVRHDGRQRIKEDGLMRIYVLQLLARSLLEVAFLCGQYTLYGFAVPPTYVCSQLPCPHSVDCFVSRPTEKTIFLLIMYTVSLLCLMLNIWEMLHLGIGTICEIIRSHQLPDEELYGLTQSKGAHADAGLSREEYSSYAFSWNAPSAPPGYNIAIKPPLVTAEHRDQPLPVTDLTNAKMACRQNHANIAHEEQQQYSNNDENLCKAGMGDDHMRTNHSQNRLEADSAAHSQLQGQSNKAHRDRKQRQASKHTSSKDDTDRGSTSTSNTSKYGVIKGSEWI